The genomic region GCAGCTTATCTGTTCCTTGAAGACGCAGAAGGCTACCGGGGCGTCCGCCTGCATCTGCGCAAACTGCGCGAAGAACGGAACACCCCGCGTATTGAGGAGCTGCTCACAGAATCGGGGCGTGGCTACGTCGGCAACAAGGACCGCTACCTGGTGTTCTTCGCCATTGAACAAGTGCTGCCCCTGGTCAGCCCGGCCCAGGATACGACGTCATGATCCGCATCGATATTCCCGGTTACAGGACACTCAACTTGCAGCATCTGGTTCTTGACTATAATGGCACTCTGGCCTGCGACGGCCAACTGATCAGCGAACTGATCCCGCCCCTGCGTCAACTGGCCGACAACCTGACCCTGCACGTGATCACGGCTGATACCCACGGCAGCGCCGCCCAGCAACTCGCTGCGGTTTCTGCCCGGCTTGAAGTCCTTGAACCAAACAATCAGGATGTTGGCAAACAACGCTTCATCCATCAACTGGGGCACGATAACTGTGCAGCGATCGGCAATGGCTACAACGACCACCTCATGCTCAGGGATGCAGCACTCGGCCTGGCGGTTATCGGCCCGGAAGCCGCTGCAACAATTGCACTGAATGCTGCAGACACCGTTTGCTTGAGTTGTTATGAAGCCCTTGAAT from Desulfuromonas acetoxidans DSM 684 harbors:
- a CDS encoding pyridoxamine 5'-phosphate oxidase family protein translates to MDSAQLEAYFRDTTGSGILSTASSDGRVNSALYAKPRFFEDGSVAFIMLDRLSHHYVTSNPHAAYLFLEDAEGYRGVRLHLRKLREERNTPRIEELLTESGRGYVGNKDRYLVFFAIEQVLPLVSPAQDTTS
- a CDS encoding HAD family hydrolase, producing the protein MIRIDIPGYRTLNLQHLVLDYNGTLACDGQLISELIPPLRQLADNLTLHVITADTHGSAAQQLAAVSARLEVLEPNNQDVGKQRFIHQLGHDNCAAIGNGYNDHLMLRDAALGLAVIGPEAAATIALNAADTVCLSCYEALELLLRPTRLIATLRR